In a genomic window of Urocitellus parryii isolate mUroPar1 chromosome 2, mUroPar1.hap1, whole genome shotgun sequence:
- the Agtr1 gene encoding type-1 angiotensin II receptor produces the protein MNLNSSIDDGIKRIQDDCPKAGRHNYIFIMIPTLYSIIFVVGIFGNSLVVIVIYFYMKMKTVASVFLLNLALADLCFLLTLPLWAVYTAMEYRWPFGNYLCKIASASVSFNLYASVFLLTCLSIDRYLAIVHPMKSRLRRTMLVAKVTCIIIWLLAGLASLPSVIHRNVFFIENTNVTVCAFHYEANNSIVPVGMGLTKNVLGFIFPFLIILTSYTLIWKALKKAYAIQKNKPRNDDIFKIIMAIVLFFFFSWVPHQIFTFLDVLIQLGVIRNCKISDIVDTAMPITICIAYFNNCLNPLFYGFLGKKFKKYFLQLLKYIPPKPKTHSNLSTKMSTLSYRHSDNLSSSTKKSAPPPFEIE, from the coding sequence ATGAACCTCAACTCTTCCATAGATGATGGTATTAAAAGAATCCAAGACGACTGCCCCAAAGCTGGCAGGCACAATTACATATTTATCATGATTCCTACTCTGTACAGCATCATCTTCGTGGTGGGAATATTTGGAAACAGCTTGGTGGTGATCGTCATTTACTTTTACATGAAAATGAAGACCGTGGCCAgtgttttccttttgaatttagCGTTGGCTGACCTCTGCTTTTTGCTGACATTGCCGCTGTGGGCTGTCTACACTGCTATGGAATACCGCTGGCCCTTTGGCAACTACCTGTGTAAGATTGCTTCGGCCAGCGTCAGTTTCAACCTTTATGCCAGTGTGTTTCTGCTCACGTGTCTCAGTATCGACCGCTACCTGGCCATCGTCCACCCCATGAAATCTCGCCTCCGACGCACAATGCTTGTGGCCAAAGTCACCTGCATCATTATATGGCTGCTGGCCGGCTTGGCCAGTTTGCCATCTGTCATCCACCGAAATGTCTTTTTCATCGAGAACACCAATGTCACGGTTTGTGCTTTCCATTATGAGGCCAACAACTCAATTGTCCCCGTCGGGATGGGCCTGACCAAAAACGTCCTGGgtttcatctttccttttctgattatTCTGACAAGTTACACTCTGATTTGGAAAGCCCTCAAGAAGGCTTATGCCATCCAGAAGAACAAGCCGAGAAATGATGATATCTTTAAGATCATCATGGcaattgtgcttttctttttcttctcctgggtTCCCCACCAAATCTTCACCTTCCTGGATGTGTTGATTCAGCTGGGCGTCATACGCAACTGTAAAATCTCAGATATTGTGGACACAGCCATGCCCATCACCATTTGCATTGCTTATTTTAACAATTGCCTCAATCCTCTTTTCTATGGCTTTctgggaaagaaatttaaaaaatattttctccagctTCTGAAATACATTCCCCCAAAGCCCAAGACCCACTCAAATCTATCAACCAAAATGAGCACGCTCTCCTACCGCCACTCCGATAATTTAAGCTCCTCCACCAAGAAGTCAGCACCACCGCCTTTTGAGATCGAGTGA